Part of the Candidatus Zixiibacteriota bacterium genome, GGCAACGCCGATCAACATCGTCAAGAGACAGCCCGCAAATAGCAGAATTTCTCCGGTGGAAGTCTGAAGGAGGGGAAGCATGATCATGCGTTCAACTTACGGAAATCCGCGACAAATGTTAAGCAATTAGGGAAGGTACGACGGCCGCCGCCGACCACTGACCAGGTAAACTAGAAGAGATGCCGCCAAACCGGGAAAGATCGGCTCGATACCGAGCGCGTAGGCGCCGTCCCAGGTCAGTTGCGCCGTGCCGAGCCAGACCGTGGAAGCCAGTCCTCCGAGCACCATCGCGACAACGGCCGCCCGACCACTCATGACGCGATTGCCAACAAAAGTCGTCAGCAGCGGAACCAGTAGAATCGGCGTCCCGACCGAGCCAAAGCCGTACCAGACTGTCACCACCGACTCGAAGAGGGCGGAAATCACGACGGTTAGAACTGCCGACCCGATCAGCGCCCATTTGGTGTAGCGATTAATAATCTCATCATTCATATCCCGCCAGCGCGCGAAAATGTCCTTGCCGGCCGTCGAAGCGGCGATAAACAGGTATGAATCAGCGGTGGAGATAACAGTCGCAATCAGCGAAACGGCAAAGATCCCGAACAGCCCGGCCGGCAGCACCTCCTGCCCCAGCAGCGGAAAGGCGGAAACGGGATCAATGTCGGGGGGCAGGATGGCTCGTGCGTAGAGCCCGCAGGTCGTGGTCAGCATGTCAAAAACAAACCAGCAGAGGATCGAGACGAGAATTCCGCGGCGGGCTGTTTTTTCATCGCGGGCGGCATAGCAAGCCTGGAAAAACGACGGCTCCACCAGAGTCGACAGCGCGATGAAATACCAGACGATAATGAACCAGGCGCTGTTGCCGCCGTGCCACTGGAAATGGGTTTCCGGGAGACGGGAGGTAAGAAAATCCTGGCCGCCGTAACCGGCAACCAGCGCGATGAAGATCACCACGAAGCCAAGGTACATGAAGAGAAAGTGCCAGATGTCGGCGCGGACAAGCGTACGGAAGCCGCCAATGAAGGCATAGATTGTAACGATGACCGCGCCGATGACGATACCGATCGATTTCGGCCAGCCGAAGAAGGCCTGTCCGAGCACCCCCAAGATCAGAATGTAAGCAGTCGGCAGAGTCCAGCCGAAGACGACTACGGCGCCAAGAATCGCCGCGGGACGGCCATAATACTGGTTGAGGCGATCGGGAATCGTGATGAACTCGGTACGGCGTGCCTTGGCCGCCAGCAGCCACGCAAAGAGCAAAGCGCCGAGATAGTACGGTAAACCAAAGACAAACCAATTGGAAACCCCGTAGCGATAGGAATACTCGCCGACACCAAGTATTCCGCCGTACCAGTTGCAGACCAGTGTGGCAACAAAGGCAGGCAACGTCAGGCGGCGACCATCCAGCATGTATTCGACGGCACTATCGCTGGGGGCCGGTCGGCGCCAGAGGCTAAAGACGATGATGCCGAGCAAATACGCGGCGATGATCAGTGTGTCGACGAGCGCCAAGGCCTACTCAAGTTCCAGCCGCAAGGTAGTGAAAAGTGAGCGTCCCGCCGCCGGGATGTACTCCGACCAATGCTGGTCGGGAACGTCGCGGAATCGAGTCGCGCCGCCGTAACCGGAAACCTCATACTTGTGATCGAGCACGTTGTCGACCCGCGCTGCGAGTTCGAGGCGACCCAGATCCGCGATTTCACCCAACGTAATCCCGGCGGAAACGGCCGCTACAAAGTATGGATCGATCGAAAGCTCGCGCACGTTGTCATTCTCGACATAGATGCGCCCAATCATCCGACCGCGACATGTGACATTGAAACGAGGTCGGCGATACTCGGCGATTAGATTTCCGATATACTCAGGGAATCCGGGAATCTTCTTGCCGTCGTAAGAAACAGAGCGGCTTTCGAGATAATTCCAGTCAG contains:
- a CDS encoding sodium:solute symporter family protein — translated: MALVDTLIIAAYLLGIIVFSLWRRPAPSDSAVEYMLDGRRLTLPAFVATLVCNWYGGILGVGEYSYRYGVSNWFVFGLPYYLGALLFAWLLAAKARRTEFITIPDRLNQYYGRPAAILGAVVVFGWTLPTAYILILGVLGQAFFGWPKSIGIVIGAVIVTIYAFIGGFRTLVRADIWHFLFMYLGFVVIFIALVAGYGGQDFLTSRLPETHFQWHGGNSAWFIIVWYFIALSTLVEPSFFQACYAARDEKTARRGILVSILCWFVFDMLTTTCGLYARAILPPDIDPVSAFPLLGQEVLPAGLFGIFAVSLIATVISTADSYLFIAASTAGKDIFARWRDMNDEIINRYTKWALIGSAVLTVVISALFESVVTVWYGFGSVGTPILLVPLLTTFVGNRVMSGRAAVVAMVLGGLASTVWLGTAQLTWDGAYALGIEPIFPGLAASLLVYLVSGRRRPSYLP